In Henningerozyma blattae CBS 6284 chromosome 6, complete genome, the following are encoded in one genomic region:
- the MCM6 gene encoding MCM DNA helicase complex subunit MCM6 (similar to Saccharomyces cerevisiae MCM6 (YGL201C); ancestral locus Anc_3.509), producing the protein MSSPIRTYGRASDSSPPPSFAGSSIEFGSQLPSQGGGEAAFGVSSEDTHEEVQDGMALKRRVVGRVKKVDDVTGEKVCESFEAFLEEFQVEGDRVYRSQIEFMKIYDLNTLYVDYGHLSMRENGALAMAISEQYYRFLPFLERGLRRVVKKYAPDLLQSNDSVGEGSVERVFQISVMNLPVVQRIRDIRSNKIGSLLSISGTVTRTSEVRPELYKASFTCEMCRNVVDNVEQSFKYTEPSFCPNAMCENRGFWSLNLNRSKFLDWQKVRIQENSNEIPSGSMPRTLDVILRGESVERAKPGDRCRFTGTEIVIPDLTQLGLPGIKASSSRGGGEARRNDGVATQGVSGLKSLGVRDLTYKIAFLACHVSGSEGEQGRLFGKETDDSAPDQEVFLNSLSSDEINELKEMVKDENVYSKLIQSIAPAVYGHESVKKGLLLQLLGGVHKSTVEGIKLRGDINICVVGDPSTSKSQFLKYVCGFAPRAVYTSGKASSAAGLTAAVVRDEEGGDYTIEAGALMLADNGICCIDEFDKMDIPDQVAIHEAMEQQTISIAKAGIHATLNARTSILAAANPIGGRYNRKLSLRGNLNMSAPIMSRFDLFFVVLDDCNEKVDTALAAHIVDLHTRRDAAIQPPYSADQLRCYIKYARTFKPILGDAAAKLLVDKYAQLRRDDAQGLARSSYRITVRQLESLVRLSEAIARANCVDEITPGFVAEAYDLLRQSIIRVDVDDIDLPEDEENGETNGPNEGAITEEGAIAEEGAIAEEGTIAHPDTNGHNAEPSLPSSKISLPYEQYVSMMQMLVRHVGACERRGQEVDAQQLVDWYLLQREGALSSEAEYWAERRVCGRVLRRLVKDRVLMEIRGHAEAGESGGASRARTVYVVHPNCELGEASEDESEGENVEGN; encoded by the coding sequence ATGTCATCACCTATCCGCACGTATGGACGTGCTTCAGACTCCTCGCCTCCACCATCCTTTGCAGGAAGCAGTATTGAATTTGGATCTCAACTTCCCTCACAAGGAGGAGGAGAAGCTGCGTTTGGTGTAAGTAGTGAAGATACACATGAAGAAGTACAAGATGGAATGGCATTGAAAAGACGTGTAGTGGGGAGAGTGAAGAAAGTGGATGATGTTACTGGTGAAAAAGTATGTGAATCGTTTGAAGCGTTTCTGGAAGAGTTCCAAGTGGAAGGTGATAGAGTGTATCGATCTCAAATTGAGtttatgaaaatatatgattTGAATACGTTGTATGTGGATTATGGACATTTGTCGATGAGAGAAAATGGTGCATTAGCAATGGCTATCTCTGAACAATATTATAGatttttaccatttttGGAGAGAGGTTTGAGAAGGGTGGTGAAGAAATATGCACCAGATTTGTTACAAAGCAATGACAGTGTTGGAGAAGGGAGTGTGGAAAGAGTGTTTCAAATCAGTGTGATGAATCTACCTGTGGTACAAAGGATTCGGGATATCCGATCGAACAAGATTGGTTCATTGTTGAGTATTTCAGGGACTGTGACTAGAACAAGTGAAGTCCGTCCAGAATTGTACAAGGCGAGTTTCACATGTGAGATGTGTCGAAATGTTGTGGATAATGTTGAACaatcattcaaatatacAGAGCCAAGTTTCTGTCCGAATGCGATGTGTGAAAACCGTGGGTTTTGgagtttgaatttgaatcgATCCAAATTTCTTGATTGGCAAAAAGTGCGTATCCAAGAGAATTCGAACGAGATCCCCAGTGGGTCGATGCCGCGTACTCTTGATGTGATCTTACGTGGGGAGAGTGTGGAAAGAGCGAAACCTGGTGATCGATGTAGGTTTACTGGGACGGAGATTGTCATTCCAGATTTGACACAGTTGGGTCTTCCTGGGATCAAGGCAAGTAGTAGTAGAGGTGGTGGAGAAGCCAGGAGGAATGATGGAGTTGCCACGCAAGGTGTGAGCGGATTGAAATCGCTTGGTGTGCGAGATTTGACGTACAAGATTGCGTTTTTGGCATGCCATGTCAGTGGTAGCGAAGGTGAACAAGGTCGACTATTTGGTAAGGAAACAGACGATAGTGCTCCGGACCAAGAAgtgtttttaaattctttgaGTTCGGATGAGATCAACGAATTGAAAGAGATGGTTAAGGATGAGAATGTTTATTCGAAATTGATTCAATCGATTGCACCAGCGGTGTATGGCCATGAGAGTGTGAAAAAGGGGCTGTTGCTACAATTGCTTGGAGGTGTTCATAAGAGTACGGTGGAGGGGATAAAACTAAGAGGGGATATTAACATTTGTGTTGTAGGAGATCCGTCGACTTCGAAATCGCAATTTCTCAAGTATGTGTGTGGGTTTGCTCCTCGTGCTGTCTACACCTCAGGTAAGGCGTCATCTGCGGCGGGTCTTACTGCTGCGGTGGTACGAGATGAAGAAGGTGGTGATTATACGATTGAAGCCGGTGCGCTGATGCTTGCAGATAATGGGATCTGTTgtattgatgaatttgacAAGATGGATATTCCCGATCAAGTTGCGATCCACGAAGCCATGGAACAACAGACGATTTCGATTGCCAAGGCAGGGATCCATGCTACGTTGAATGCAAGAACGTCGATCCTGGCGGCAGCCAATCCAATTGGAGGCAGGTACAATCGTAAGTTGAGTTTGCGAGGTAATTTGAACATGTCTGCGCCAATCATGTCGAGATTCGATCTATTCTTTGTGGTCCTGGATGATTGTAATGAGAAAGTGGATACGGCGTTGGCAGCTCATATTGTGGATTTACATACTCGGAGAGACGCGGCTATCCAGCCTCCGTATAGTGCAGATCAATTGCGGTGCTATATCAAATACGCGAGAACGTTTAAGCCGATCCTGGGGGATGCTGCGGCAAAATTGTTGGTGGACAAGTATGCTCAATTACGTAGGGACGATGCACAAGGCTTAGCAAGAAGTAGTTATAGAATTACAGTCAGACAATTGGAAAGTCTTGTGAGATTGAGTGAAGCGATTGCTCGAGCCAATTGTGTGGATGAAATCACGCCTGGGTTTGTTGCAGAAGCTTATGATTTATTGAGACAAAGTATCATTCGAGTGGATGTGgatgatattgatttgCCAGAGGATGAAGAGAATGGCGAAACTAATGGTCCCAACGAGGGGGCTATTACAGAGGAGGGGGCTATTGCAGAGGAGGGGGCTATTGCAGAGGAGGGGACTATTGCACATCCCGACACGAATGGCCACAATGCTGAACCGTCGCTACCATCGTCCAAGATTAGTTTACCGTATGAACAATACGTGTCTATGATGCAAATGCTGGTAAGACATGTTGGTGCATGTGAGAGACGTGGCCAAGAAGTAGACGCTCAACAACTGGTGGATTGGTACTTGTTACAAAGAGAAGGAGCCTTGTCTAGTGAAGCCGAGTATTGGGCAGAAAGACGAGTTTGTGGTAGGGTTCTTAGACGGCTGGTGAAAGATCGAGTGTTGATGGAGATCCGCGGCCACGCCGAGGCTGGCGAAAGTGGAGGGGCGTCACGTGCACGGACGGTGTATGTTGTGCATCCGAACTGTGAGCTGGGCGAGGCCAGTGAGGATGAAAGCGAGGGGGAGAATGTGGAGGGGAATTAG
- the TBLA0F01850 gene encoding glycogen/starch/alpha-glucan phosphorylase (similar to Saccharomyces cerevisiae GPH1 (YPR160W); ancestral locus Anc_3.510), translating to MLAQKSTTRCVQGATAQNRQQYRENRTESSNKCSCSCSCSCSCFCFCSCFCFCSCFCSCSCFCIYKEHPCFARSCLGSSIVVSILVLKSYFPFSLSLPLITALDTSHPSLFSFIFNPFTPAPPLFYPALFTMGSPSGSTTNDMITEEPSKPHQVPRLARRLTGFLPSEIKSIDTMIPLKSRTLWNKHQVKKFENPDQFEDRFISHVETNLGRSLYNCDDLAAYEATSMALRDNLTIDWNKTQQRITARDHKRVYYLSLEFLMGRALDNALINLPSHKGDNSGTPSRDTVQQSLDDLGFKLEDVLQQEPDAALGNGGLGRLAACFVDSMATENIPAWGYGLHYQYGIFAQKIINGYQVETPEYWLMNGNPWEIERNEIQVPVTFYGYVDRSNNPTSSTLSPAEWIGGERVLAIPYDFPIPGFKTTTVNNLRLWQARPTTEFDFAKFNSGDYKNSVAQQQRAESLTACLYPNDNFVQGKELRLKQQYFWCAASLHDIVRRFKKTNRPWTEFPDQVAIQLNDTHPTLAIVELQRILVDLEKLDWHDAFNIVQNTFSYTNHTVMQEALEKWPISLFGRLLPRHLEIIYDINWFFLQEVEKKFPKDVDLLKRISLIEENGDRQIRMAFLAIVGSHKVNGVAELHSELIKTTIFKDFVKFYGPSKFTNVTNGITPRRWLKQANPKLAALISEYIQDPNDDYLLDTSKLTKLTQFADNKEFQDKWNKVKLENKLKLADLIQKCYDGQDIINREHIGETLFDIQVKRIHEYKRQQMNIFGVIYRYLAMKELFKQGLTKEQVAKKFPPKVSIFGGKSAPGYYMAKLIIKLINSVADVVNNDPQIGYLLKVAFIPDYNVSKAEIIIPASDLNEQISTAGTEASGTSNMKFVMNGGLIIGTVDGANVEITREIGEDNIFLFGNLSENVEELRYNHQYHQKPIPKELEMTLRSLESGMFSPENPNEFKPLWDAIEHHGDYYLVSDDFESYLATQELVDQVYHNEQSEWIKKSILGVANIGFFSSDRCIQEYADTIWNVEALKPE from the coding sequence ATGCTCGCACAAAAAAGCACCACGCGGTGCGTCCAAGGGGCCACTGCCCAGAATAGACAGCAATACAGGGAGAACAGGACGGAATCGTCTAACAAATGCAGCTGCAGTTGCAGTTGCAGTTGCAgttgcttttgcttttgcagttgcttttgcttttgcaGTTGCTTTTGCAGTTGCAGTTGCTTTTGCATATATAAGGAGCACCCTTGTTTCGCTAGATCTTGTCTCGGATCTTCGATTGTCGTTTCAATTCTAGTTCTCAAATCGTACTTTCCTTTTTCACTATCCTTGCCGCTTATAACAGCATTAGACACTAGTCACCCCTCcctcttttcttttatattcaaCCCTTTCACTCCCGCCCCCCCCCTATTTTATCCCGCTTTATTTACAATGGGCTCTCCTAGCGGTAGTACCACCAATGACATGATTACTGAAGAACCAAGCAAACCTCACCAAGTGCCACGTTTGGCACGTAGATTGACCGGGTTTCTTCCCTCGGAAATTAAATCCATCGACACAATGATTCCCTTGAAATCAAGAACTCTTTGGAACAAACACCAAGTCAAGAAGTTTGAAAACCCTGACCAATTCGAAGACCGTTTCATCTCCCACGTAGAGACTAATCTAGGTAGATCTCTCTACAACTGTGACGACTTGGCCGCCTACGAAGCCACTTCCATGGCCCTACGTGATAATTTGACCATCGATTGGAACAAGACTCAACAACGTATTACTGCAAGAGACCATAAACGTGTCTACTACTTGTCTTTGGAATTTTTGATGGGTAGAGCCCTAGATAATGCCTTGATCAATTTGCCCTCTCACAAGGGTGACAACTCAGGTACACCCTCCAGAGATACCGTCCAACAATCCTTGGATGACTTGGGTTTCAAATTAGAAGACGTCTTACAACAAGAACCAGATGCTGCCTTGGGTAACGGTGGTCTTGGTCGTCTTGCCGCTTGTTTTGTCGATTCCATGGCCACTGAAAACATCCCTGCTTGGGGTTATGGTTTACACTATCAATATGGTATTTTCGCTCAAAAGATTATTAACGGGTATCAAGTCGAAACTCCGGAATATTGGTTGATGAATGGTAATCCTTGGGAAATCGAAAGAAATGAAATCCAAGTCCCCGTCACTTTCTACGGTTATGTCGATAGATCCAACAACCCCACTTCTTCTACTTTATCTCCAGCTGAATGGATCGGTGGTGAAAGAGTGCTTGCCATCCCATACGATTTCCCCATCCCAGGTTTCAAAACAACTACTGTCAATAATTTACGTTTATGGCAAGCTAGACCAACTACTGAATTCGATTTTGCTAAATTCAACTCTGGTGATTACAAAAACTCTGTGGCTCAACAACAACGTGCCGAATCCCTAACCGCTTGTTTATAtccaaatgataatttCGTTCAAGGTAAAGAATTAAGATTGAAACAACAATATTTCTGGTGTGCTGCTTCCTTGCATGATATCGTCCGTAGATTCAAAAAGACAAACAGACCTTGGACTGAATTCCCAGATCAAGTCGCCATCCAATTAAATGATACTCATCCAACTCTTGCCATTGTCGAATTACAAAGAATCTTGGTcgatttggaaaaattggATTGGCATGATGCTTTCAATATCGTACAAAACACTTTCTCCTATACTAACCATACTGTCATGCAAGAAGCTTTGGAAAAATGGCCAATCTCCTTATTCGGTAGATTGTTACCAAGACATTTGGAAATCATTTATGACATCAATTGGTTCTTCTTACAAGAAGTCGAAAAGAAATTCCCCAAGGATGtcgatttattaaagagaATCTCCTTGATTGAAGAAAACGGTGATAGACAAATTAGAATGGCTTTCTTGGCCATTGTTGGTTCACATAAAGTTAATGGTGTTGCCGAATTACATTCAGAATTGATTAAAACAACCATTTTCAAAGATTTCGTCAAATTCTATGGTCCATCCAAATTCACTAACGTCACAAATGGTATCACACCAAGACGTTGGTTAAAACAAGCCAATCCTAAATTAGCTGCTTTGATCAGTGAATACATTCAAGATCCAAACGACGATTACTTATTAGATACCTCCAAATTAACCAAATTGACTCAATTTGCcgataataaagaattccAAGATAAATGGAATAAAGtcaaattagaaaataaattgaaattggcAGATTTGATTCAAAAATGTTATGATGGTCAAGATATCATCAATAGAGAACATATTGGTGAAACTTTATTCGATATTCAAGTTAAAAGAATCCATGAATATAAACGTCAACAGATGAATATCTTTGGTGTCATTTACCGTTATTTGGCCATGAAggaattattcaaacaaGGTTTAACAAAGGAACAAGTCGCCAAGAAATTCCCTCCAAAAGTATCCATCTTTGGTGGTAAATCTGCTCCAGGTTATTACATGGCCAAATTGATCAtcaaattaatcaattctGTCGCTGATGTTGTCAACAATGATCCACAAATCGGTTACTTATTGAAAGTCGCTTTTATTCCAGATTACAACGTCTCTAAAGCTGAAATCATTATTCCTGCAAGTGATTTGAATGAACAAATCTCCACCGCAGGTACTGAAGCCTCCGGTACTTCCAATATGAAATTCGTCATGAATGGTGGGTTAATCATTGGTACTGTCGATGGTGCCAATGTAGAAATCACCAGAGAAATTGGTGAAGACAACATTTTCTTATTTGGTAACTTGAGTGAAAACGTAGAAGAATTAAGATACAACCATCAATACCATCAAAAACCAATCCCTAAAGAATTGGAAATGACTCTAAGATCTTTAGAATCAGGTATGTTCTCTCCAGAAAATCCAAATGAATTCAAACCTTTATGGGATGCTATCGAACATCATGgtgattattatttagtcTCTGATGATTTCGAATCTTATTTGGCCACTCAAGAATTGGTCGATCAAGTTTATCATAATGAACAAAGTGAATGGATTAAAAAATCCATCTTGGGTGTTGCTAATATCGGGTTTTTCAGTTCTGATAGATGTATTCAAGAATACGCCGATACTATTTGGAACGTAGAAGCTTTGAAAccagaataa
- the TBLA0F01860 gene encoding uncharacterized protein — MSKLSILNNTKIKSKCLIIVLFCFIILMEMNKLPINKSLGRKSLMAREEKGIWDFGRVSCIVGLALTAACTFYTAWSPAFCLIPTSPACWALTIGISVTASFSAIAVSYAAYIEYMNGDISVIDDEIVIRYENQYLLTNTTMHMYPGLRKGGGDDNCIILYKPDEIYDTIVRKFIDVGLGVPILSIPNVGCTKFQNEDGERLFDKGVVSINWNSQIGQHVATNLEHYDVVSMADDIIGQYLSGYDGDGIYNEIQDENVNWVSYNVGYDMEVCGVRERVREKLFSKTNYEIWNGDIKELAKLISKNRSWKWSLDIITGNSIRNDYFWGWLPRKWGKQEQRQLIHGEVYLNQYGGVKG; from the coding sequence ATGTCCAAATTAtctatattaaataatacgAAGATTAAATCGAAATGTCTAATAATcgtattattttgttttatcaTTCTAATggaaatgaataaattgcccattaataaatctctTGGACGGAAATCATTAATGGcaagagaagaaaaaggTATCTGGGATTTTGGTCGAGTTTCATGTATTGTGGGACTTGCATTAACTGCTGCATGTACATTTTATACTGCATGGAGTCCCGCGTTTTGTTTGATCCCCACATCACCAGCATGCTGGGCATTAACTATTGGAATTAGTGTCACTGCAAGTTTTTCAGCCATTGCTGTGTCATATGCCGCatatattgaatatatGAATGGAGACATATCAGTTATTGATGATGAGATTGTGATAAGGTATGAgaatcaatatttattaacaaaTACCACTATGCATATGTATCCGGGATTACGCAAGGGTGGAGGTGATGataattgtattatattGTATAAACCTGATGAGATATATGACACAATTGtaagaaaatttattgatgtGGGGCTTGGGGTCCCTATTTTGAGTATACCTAATGTGGGGTGCacaaaatttcaaaatgaaGATGGAGAAAGGTTGTTTGATAAGGGAGTTGTGAGTATAAATTGGAATAGTCAAATTGGTCAACATGTAGCGACGAATTTAGAACATTATGATGTTGTTTCTATGGCGGATGATATAATTGGACAATATTTGAGTGGATATGATGGGGATGGGatttataatgaaattcAAGATGAAAATGTGAATTGGGTTTCGTATAATGTTGGGTATGATATGGAGGTATGTGGAGTGAGGGAGCGTGTAAGGGAAAAGCTATTTAGCAAGACAAACTATGAGATTTGGAACGgagatattaaagaattggCTAAATTGATATCAAAGAATCGTAGTTGGAAATGGAGTCTTGATATAATTACGGGGAACTCGATTAGGAATGATTATTTTTGGGGATGGTTGCCACGTAAATGGGGTAAACAAGAACAAAGACAATTAATTCATGGAGAAGTCTATTTGAATCAATACGGCGGGGTGAAGGGATAA
- the TBLA0F01870 gene encoding uncharacterized protein (similar to Saccharomyces cerevisiae YGL138C; ancestral locus Anc_6.240), producing the protein MNIIILQLSWLLWVSCIISSTSSGPITKESLKKGFYHADAFCSPSYTNGDGSLINALEVATNIDFPPFIKKKSKGVYTGFKFLKILDVQLTTFSIKRTIVLFYCNRSQIEWKKVFEIDKDIDWNKPICEYIPKKEPPPNTSIGKQLKSWFTFWEKPKKSTLLTAKEKAKNDLNHMFCFKLARKKFYSFYKDPFYLKNSWAGGIFYSNFSTIEKLDFIKNQLSDDLIFPKDEFKIYADEEHTIPLAPLITDNFDNYWWEWTNSGEPFGYRKYIPFMYTPNNVISIADLNNLEAKNATMFLEPLLGNFMRQDIDRKADNFLNIVTGEYSRYGEKPWEDEIDYKENYEFTEIEFANSTRFIDHTIKRVTPFYEETRKRYARLIRTNQDIYERIVNFAKSTKLPNLDETLWKNLDFGDKFGEVITDSKEMYHKIRNDWYNLQGK; encoded by the coding sequence atgaatattataattttacaattgTCATGGCTATTATGGGTTTCATGTATAATATCTTCCACCAGTTCAGGTCCTATTACCAAAGAGAGCTTGAAAAAGGGATTTTATCATGCAGATGCCTTTTGTTCACCAAGTTATACAAATGGTGATGgttctttaattaatgcTTTAGAGGTAGCaacaaatattgatttCCCACCatttattaagaaaaagagTAAAGGTGTTTATACtggttttaaatttttaaagattttagATGTTCAATTAACCACTTTTTCCATAAAGAGAACAAtcgttttattttattgtaaTAGAAGTCAAATTGAATGGaaaaaagtatttgaaattgataaagatattgattGGAATAAACCAATTTGTGAATATATCCCCAAAAAAGAACCTCCTCCTAATACTTCAATTGGtaaacaattgaaaagtTGGTTTACATTTTGGGAAAAACCCAAAAAATCAACATTACTAACTGCAAAAGAAAAGgctaaaaatgatttaaatcatATGTTTTGCTTTAAATTAGCTaggaaaaaattttattctttttataaagatccattttatttgaaaaatagtTGGGCTGGTggtattttttattcaaatttttccaCCATTGAAAAACTggattttattaaaaatcaattaagtgatgatttaatatttccaaaGGATGagtttaaaatatatgcCGATGAAGAACATACAATACCCTTAGCTCCATTAATTACTGATAATTTCGATAATTATTGGTGGGAATGGACTAATTCTGGTGAACCTTTTGGTTATAGAAAATACATTCCATTTATGTATACTCCCAATAATGTGATAAGTATTGctgatttaaataatttggaaGCAAAAAATGCAACAATGTTCTTAGAACCATTATTAGGAAACTTTATGAGACAAGATATAGATCGTAAAgctgataattttttaaatatagtGACAGGTGAATATTCGCGATATGGTGAAAAACCTTGGGAAGATGAAATAGATTATAAGGAAAATTATGAATTTACAGAAATAGAATTTGCCAATTCAACAAGATTTATCGATCATACTATTAAGAGAGTGACTCCATTTTATGAAGAAACAAGAAAACGTTATGCTAGATTAATTAGGACAAACCAAGATATTTATGAAAGAATTGTTAATTTCGCCAAATCAACAAAACTACCAAACCTAGATGAAACTTTGTGGaaaaatttggattttGGTGATAAGTTTGGCGAAGTAATAACTGATTCTAAAGAGATGTATcataaaattagaaatgaTTGGTATAACCTCCAAGGTaagtga